Proteins encoded in a region of the Apilactobacillus apisilvae genome:
- a CDS encoding transposase, with translation MTNNKYSYETKLEAVRLLNEGVPGRKICKILGLKSDGLIYTWRKYVRNGDYYRLNQKPGKKYKYNKGNLEIPSDVRKDMEIKQMKEELEVIKKYLIMEGLW, from the coding sequence ATGACTAATAATAAATATTCATATGAAACTAAACTAGAAGCCGTTCGGCTTCTTAATGAAGGTGTTCCTGGTAGAAAGATTTGTAAAATACTTGGTTTAAAGAGTGACGGCTTAATTTATACATGGCGGAAATATGTAAGAAATGGTGATTATTATCGTTTGAATCAAAAGCCTGGCAAAAAATATAAATATAATAAAGGCAATTTAGAAATACCTAGTGACGTCAGAAAAGATATGGAAATTAAACAAATGAAGGAAGAACTTGAAGTTATAAAAAAATATTTAATTATGGAAGGGCTGTGGTAA
- a CDS encoding UDP-N-acetylmuramoyl-L-alanyl-D-glutamate--2,6-diaminopimelate ligase encodes MSLGINEIKIILSEHNLLKKIVIGDHDTFHDVTYDSRNVKKNALFFCKGNFKTQYLSMAKDSGASGYVSEKQYDEGNGLTQIIVTDVQKAMSIIGAAFYGYPENNLFIIAYTGTKGKTTSSYFAKSILDYTTNKKTALLSTIDTILGNQSDQKFKSHLTTPESLDIFKYMKTAVDNGMTHMVMEVSSQAYKKNRVYGLKYNIGLFLNISPDHIGPNEHPTFADYLHCKEQLLVNSDTCIINADTDHFSDVYNAAKATTEPENIYLFSDHDKKLLDNRHPDFIFDSVADTINDNKIKLLPNNEKVAKMNLSGEYRIAVAGDYNESNATSAIIATALAGADAQDVKNGLEKVFVPGRMESYNANQNGFVYVDYAHNYASMHALLSFLKKGNPNGKVIVVVGSPGNKGEDRRKGFGMALTENADEAFLTTDDPAFENPEDIIEEIDSYIDHSKVDVHVQLDRRMAIKQAILSGNSNSIIVIAGKGRDPYQKINGVDTPYETDSVVVKNVLKGLENE; translated from the coding sequence ATGTCACTTGGAATTAATGAAATAAAAATAATTTTATCTGAACATAACTTATTGAAAAAAATTGTTATTGGAGATCATGATACCTTTCATGATGTAACTTATGACTCTAGAAATGTTAAAAAAAATGCATTATTCTTCTGCAAGGGAAACTTTAAAACACAATATTTAAGTATGGCTAAAGATTCAGGAGCGTCTGGATATGTTTCTGAAAAGCAATATGATGAGGGGAATGGATTAACCCAAATTATTGTTACTGATGTACAAAAAGCAATGTCTATTATAGGTGCTGCTTTTTATGGCTATCCTGAAAATAATTTATTTATTATTGCTTATACCGGTACTAAAGGTAAAACAACATCATCTTATTTTGCTAAAAGCATTTTAGACTATACTACTAATAAAAAAACGGCTTTGTTATCAACAATTGATACTATTTTAGGAAATCAATCTGATCAAAAATTTAAATCTCATTTAACAACTCCTGAATCTTTAGATATTTTCAAATATATGAAAACAGCTGTTGATAATGGGATGACTCATATGGTGATGGAAGTATCTTCCCAAGCATATAAAAAAAATCGGGTTTATGGATTAAAATATAATATTGGATTATTTTTAAATATATCCCCTGATCATATTGGACCAAATGAACATCCAACTTTTGCTGACTATCTACATTGTAAGGAGCAGTTGTTAGTTAATTCAGATACTTGTATTATTAATGCAGATACTGACCACTTTTCAGATGTTTATAATGCGGCAAAAGCAACGACTGAACCTGAAAATATTTATCTTTTTAGTGACCATGACAAAAAGTTATTGGATAATCGTCACCCAGACTTTATCTTTGATAGTGTTGCTGACACGATTAATGATAATAAAATAAAATTATTACCAAATAATGAAAAAGTTGCAAAAATGAATTTATCAGGTGAATATCGAATTGCAGTTGCAGGAGACTACAATGAATCAAATGCAACATCAGCTATAATTGCTACTGCGTTAGCTGGAGCTGATGCTCAAGATGTCAAAAATGGTCTAGAAAAAGTTTTCGTTCCTGGTAGAATGGAATCTTATAATGCAAACCAAAACGGTTTCGTTTATGTTGATTATGCCCATAACTATGCAAGCATGCATGCCTTGCTAAGCTTTTTGAAAAAGGGTAATCCAAATGGAAAAGTCATTGTAGTTGTAGGAAGTCCTGGAAATAAGGGCGAGGACCGTAGGAAAGGTTTTGGGATGGCACTAACTGAAAATGCTGATGAGGCATTTCTTACTACCGATGATCCTGCCTTTGAAAATCCTGAGGATATTATTGAAGAAATTGATTCATACATCGATCACAGTAAAGTTGATGTGCATGTCCAATTAGATCGTCGGATGGCAATTAAGCAAGCAATTTTGTCAGGAAATAGCAATTCCATTATAGTGATAGCTGGTAAGGGACGCGATCCTTACCAAAAAATCAACGGTGTTGATACTCCTTACGAAACTGACTCCGTTGTAGTTAAAAATGTTTTGAAAGGGTTAGAAAATGAGTAA
- the mscL gene encoding large conductance mechanosensitive channel protein MscL, whose amino-acid sequence MFKDFKAFLSRGSVVDLAVGVIIGSAFTAIVKSLTTDLINPFLGLFLGQINLSGLVFSVGSAQFKVGSFIEAIINFIIIAFIIFLMVRAFNKLTKRDTTAKDSKTDVLLSEIRDLLKNENK is encoded by the coding sequence ATGTTTAAAGATTTTAAAGCATTCCTTTCCAGAGGTAGTGTAGTTGATTTAGCTGTTGGTGTTATCATCGGTTCTGCTTTTACAGCAATCGTTAAATCTCTTACTACTGACCTGATTAATCCATTCTTAGGTTTATTCTTGGGACAAATTAATTTATCTGGATTGGTTTTCTCTGTTGGAAGTGCCCAATTTAAAGTAGGTTCATTCATTGAAGCAATCATAAACTTTATCATTATTGCATTTATTATTTTCTTAATGGTAAGAGCATTCAACAAGTTGACTAAACGTGATACAACAGCTAAAGATAGTAAAACAGATGTATTACTTAGTGAAATTCGTGATCTATTAAAAAATGAAAATAAATAA
- the asnB gene encoding asparagine synthase (glutamine-hydrolyzing) gives MCGFCGYVNQKDVPSDTISKMADRIKHRGPDDEQYFQDENVSMGFRRLSIIDLAHGGQPLFSKDQKKVLTFNGEIYNYKEIRKELQDQGYEFETDVDSEVLIRGYEAWGSGLLKKLRGMYAFVIYDKAKNEVFGARDHFGIKPLYYYDDGDAFMYGSEIKSFLSNPAFNKQLNISLLPIHLSFEFIPSEETMFKNVYKVMPGTYFIHHIDSKKTETHRYYQFNYDHIDNSQNVEEDAKKIEGLVKDSVKAHMVADVEVGSFLSSGVDSSYVLNEASKLKPIKSFSLGFDNSKYSELSWSTDFANQIGQENTPIKITDEDYFDFLPTMMYYMDEPLSNPSAIQLFYLAKGTRKQVKVALSGEGADEFFGGYNTYLEAKPFERYQKYVPGFIRNTLAKMVTKMPRFHGRRFLIRGAQPLSERYYRVNYVFNYDDRNRLLKDQSLNRDSGAYSKHIFDEVKDKDEMTQMQYFDINTWLPFDILQKADRMSMANSLEVRTPLVDKEVAEFASTMPIKTRINNEGTKISLRKAAENALPEKVAMKEKLGFPSPIASWIREPKFHKRIVRAFTSDVAQKFFNTDELMRILKEHDEGKSSMQKIMTPYLFILWYEVYFPEDTDADTINKVELQA, from the coding sequence ATGTGTGGATTTTGTGGATATGTAAATCAAAAAGACGTTCCTAGCGATACTATCAGTAAAATGGCTGATCGAATTAAGCATCGTGGTCCCGATGATGAACAATATTTTCAAGATGAAAATGTATCAATGGGATTTAGAAGATTATCAATTATTGATTTAGCTCATGGTGGCCAACCTTTATTTAGTAAAGATCAAAAAAAAGTTTTAACTTTTAATGGTGAAATTTACAACTATAAAGAAATTAGGAAAGAATTACAAGATCAAGGATACGAATTTGAAACTGATGTTGATTCAGAAGTTTTAATTCGTGGTTATGAAGCTTGGGGTTCTGGATTATTGAAAAAGCTTCGTGGAATGTATGCTTTTGTTATTTATGACAAAGCTAAAAATGAAGTTTTTGGTGCCCGTGATCATTTTGGTATCAAACCATTATATTATTATGATGATGGGGATGCTTTTATGTATGGATCTGAAATAAAATCATTTTTAAGTAATCCAGCGTTTAATAAGCAATTAAATATTAGCTTGTTACCAATCCATTTAAGTTTTGAGTTTATTCCATCAGAAGAAACTATGTTTAAAAATGTATATAAAGTAATGCCTGGTACATACTTTATTCACCATATTGATAGCAAAAAAACAGAAACTCATCGTTACTATCAATTTAATTATGACCACATCGATAATTCACAAAATGTTGAAGAAGATGCTAAAAAGATTGAAGGACTTGTAAAGGATTCTGTTAAAGCACATATGGTTGCTGATGTTGAAGTTGGCAGCTTCTTATCTAGTGGTGTAGATTCTAGTTATGTATTAAATGAGGCATCTAAATTAAAACCTATCAAATCATTTTCTTTAGGTTTTGATAATTCAAAATATAGTGAACTTTCCTGGTCTACTGATTTTGCTAATCAAATTGGTCAAGAAAATACACCAATTAAAATTACTGATGAAGACTACTTTGATTTCTTGCCAACAATGATGTATTACATGGATGAACCTCTTTCTAATCCATCTGCTATCCAATTATTCTACTTAGCTAAAGGAACTAGAAAACAAGTTAAAGTTGCATTATCTGGTGAAGGTGCTGATGAATTCTTTGGTGGATATAACACTTATCTTGAAGCTAAGCCATTTGAAAGATATCAAAAATATGTACCTGGATTTATCAGAAATACATTAGCTAAAATGGTTACTAAAATGCCAAGATTCCATGGACGTCGTTTCTTAATTCGTGGAGCTCAACCTCTAAGTGAACGTTATTATCGTGTAAATTATGTCTTTAATTATGATGATAGAAATCGTTTATTAAAGGATCAAAGTTTGAATCGAGATTCAGGTGCTTACTCAAAACATATTTTTGATGAAGTTAAAGATAAAGACGAAATGACTCAAATGCAATATTTTGATATTAATACTTGGCTTCCATTTGATATTTTGCAAAAGGCTGATCGTATGAGTATGGCTAATTCATTAGAAGTTAGAACTCCTTTAGTTGATAAAGAGGTTGCTGAATTTGCATCTACTATGCCAATTAAAACTCGTATAAATAATGAGGGAACTAAGATTTCACTTAGAAAAGCTGCTGAGAATGCATTACCTGAAAAGGTTGCAATGAAAGAAAAACTTGGCTTCCCATCTCCAATTGCTTCATGGATTAGAGAACCAAAATTCCATAAACGAATTGTTCGTGCATTTACTTCAGATGTAGCTCAAAAATTCTTTAATACAGATGAATTAATGAGAATCCTAAAAGAACATGATGAGGGTAAGTCTAGTATGCAAAAGATTATGACACCTTACTTGTTTATCTTATGGTATGAAGTTTACTTCCCAGAAGATACTGATGCAGATACAATTAACAAAGTAGAATTACAAGCTTAA
- a CDS encoding deoxynucleoside kinase, protein MVIITAGMIGVGKTTLTEKIAKHLDTKAFYEPVGGNPVLPLYYKDPKQYGFLLQIYFLNKRFEMIKKALSDDNNILDRSIYEDALFTKQNNVEGNITDSELKIYLSLLDRMMSELEALPKKAPDLMVYAQTDFETILKRIKKRGRDYEQFDNNPKLKDYYYNMWSAYKNWYEDYDASPKMKIDLQKYDLSEEKNVEIILNQIDNELKKIRK, encoded by the coding sequence ATGGTGATAATTACTGCAGGAATGATTGGCGTGGGAAAAACTACACTAACTGAAAAGATTGCTAAACATCTTGATACTAAAGCTTTTTACGAACCAGTTGGGGGAAATCCAGTTCTGCCTTTATATTACAAGGATCCAAAACAATACGGATTTTTGTTACAGATATACTTTTTAAATAAACGTTTTGAAATGATCAAGAAGGCATTGTCTGATGATAATAATATTTTAGATCGCTCTATTTATGAAGATGCATTATTTACCAAACAAAACAATGTAGAAGGAAACATCACTGATTCAGAATTGAAGATTTATTTATCATTGTTAGACCGTATGATGTCAGAATTAGAAGCTTTACCTAAGAAGGCCCCTGATTTAATGGTATATGCGCAAACTGATTTCGAAACCATTTTAAAAAGAATTAAGAAACGTGGTCGTGATTATGAACAATTTGATAATAATCCGAAATTAAAAGATTATTATTATAATATGTGGTCAGCTTACAAAAATTGGTACGAAGATTACGATGCAAGCCCAAAAATGAAAATTGATTTACAAAAATACGATTTATCAGAAGAAAAAAATGTTGAAATTATATTAAATCAAATTGATAATGAATTAAAGAAAATCAGAAAATAA
- a CDS encoding IS3 family transposase has protein sequence MSRKGTPADNAIIESFHSNLKTEMIYTQAKPKGLADTIKCVNNYIKFLNNKRILTKLSNQSPVEYRKSVAQLNN, from the coding sequence ATGTCCCGTAAAGGGACGCCAGCTGATAACGCCATCATTGAATCATTTCACTCCAACCTAAAGACTGAAATGATATACACACAAGCTAAACCTAAAGGTTTAGCAGATACTATTAAGTGTGTGAATAATTATATCAAATTTTTGAATAATAAACGAATTTTAACAAAATTAAGCAACCAATCACCTGTAGAGTACAGGAAATCAGTTGCCCAATTAAATAATTAG
- a CDS encoding ATP-binding cassette domain-containing protein produces MLDRDFIDVKDAYQNNLKNLDIKIRKHKITVFTGLSGSGKSSLVFDTIAAESRRELNETFPSFTQQYLPKYGVPDVGQINNLPVAIVIQQKKVGKNPRSTLATYTGIYSLIRLLFARDGEPWVGYSDTFSFNLPQGMCDKCNGLGYIDNINPDKIIDYNKSLNEGAITFTSFGPGTWRWNRYGHTGLFNNDKKIKDYDEHELYMLLYAPQQHLKNAPKIWRSSILYEGVVPRIKRSIIESREGQHHKKAIAEIVNRTVCDKCGGSKLRPEVLKCKINNYNIADILKMDLIHVVKFLSEIKTPLVQNLLRELTTKINSLIDLGLGYLTLDRSTDTLSGGETQRIKIAKYMNSSLSDMVYILDEPSVGLHPVDIKLIINALKKLKDKGNTILVVEHNPELIPVADYVVEIGPKPGADGGNITFQGTYNDLLNSDTLTGKLIKEPLKFNQTKSFDKKLSLKNVNIHNLKNVDVQIPMNAETVISGVAGSGKSSLITAVKSKLKNGYIDLSQDSVGVNIRSTSATYLDILNEIRKIFGNSNNVSRQLFSYNGKGKCPLCKGRGVQITNMSFMDPVIQTCEKCHGKRYSDEALQYKYNGKDISEVLSMSISDAIIFFKDHKIIYDKLINMQKVGLDYLSLGQSLDTLSGGEVQRLKLAVQLNQTGTVYLLDEPTAGLHMNDVQNMNNLFADLVKKGNTVIIVEHNLSVISKADWMIDVGPNAGRYGGEILYCGTPENSLSNLKSVTGQAMANYNKLR; encoded by the coding sequence ATGTTAGATAGAGACTTTATAGATGTTAAAGATGCTTATCAAAATAATTTAAAAAATTTAGACATTAAAATTCGAAAACATAAAATTACAGTTTTTACGGGATTATCAGGTTCTGGTAAATCTTCATTGGTATTTGATACAATTGCCGCTGAATCTAGAAGGGAACTTAACGAAACATTTCCTAGTTTTACTCAACAATATTTACCTAAATATGGGGTGCCTGATGTTGGACAGATTAATAATTTACCAGTTGCAATAGTTATTCAACAAAAAAAGGTGGGTAAAAATCCTAGATCAACTTTAGCAACATACACTGGCATCTATTCTTTGATTCGTTTGTTATTTGCCAGGGATGGTGAACCCTGGGTTGGATATTCTGATACATTTTCTTTTAATTTACCGCAAGGAATGTGTGATAAATGTAACGGTCTTGGTTATATCGATAATATTAATCCTGATAAAATCATTGACTACAATAAGTCATTAAATGAAGGAGCAATTACTTTTACTAGTTTTGGTCCTGGAACATGGCGTTGGAATCGTTATGGACATACGGGTCTTTTTAATAATGATAAAAAAATTAAAGATTATGATGAACATGAATTATATATGTTACTTTATGCACCACAACAACATTTAAAAAATGCACCTAAAATATGGCGTAGTTCAATTCTTTACGAAGGTGTTGTTCCCCGTATTAAGCGTTCAATTATTGAAAGTAGAGAAGGACAACACCATAAAAAGGCAATTGCAGAAATTGTTAATCGCACTGTTTGCGATAAATGTGGTGGTAGTAAATTAAGACCAGAAGTTCTAAAATGTAAAATTAATAATTATAATATTGCCGATATTTTAAAAATGGACTTAATTCACGTGGTTAAATTTTTATCTGAAATAAAGACACCACTGGTTCAAAATTTACTAAGAGAATTAACAACCAAGATCAATTCGCTGATTGATTTAGGACTAGGTTATTTAACTTTAGATAGGAGTACTGATACTTTATCTGGTGGTGAAACTCAAAGAATTAAAATTGCCAAATATATGAATAGTTCTTTATCTGATATGGTTTATATTTTAGATGAACCTAGTGTGGGTTTACATCCAGTTGACATAAAACTAATTATTAATGCCTTAAAAAAATTAAAAGATAAGGGAAATACTATTCTAGTAGTTGAGCATAATCCAGAGTTGATCCCGGTTGCTGATTATGTTGTAGAAATAGGTCCAAAACCTGGTGCTGATGGTGGAAATATAACATTTCAAGGAACTTATAATGATTTGTTAAACAGTGATACACTTACTGGTAAATTAATAAAAGAACCACTTAAATTTAATCAAACCAAATCATTTGATAAGAAACTCTCTTTAAAAAATGTTAATATTCATAATTTAAAAAATGTTGATGTTCAAATTCCGATGAATGCTGAAACTGTTATTTCTGGAGTTGCTGGATCTGGAAAAAGTTCTTTGATTACAGCAGTAAAAAGTAAGCTAAAAAATGGTTATATTGATTTATCACAAGATTCAGTCGGAGTAAATATTCGTTCAACCTCAGCTACTTATTTAGACATATTAAATGAAATTAGAAAGATTTTCGGTAATTCTAACAATGTATCTAGACAACTATTTAGTTACAATGGTAAAGGTAAATGTCCTCTATGTAAGGGGCGCGGCGTTCAAATTACCAATATGTCTTTTATGGATCCTGTAATTCAAACTTGTGAGAAATGTCATGGAAAAAGATACAGTGATGAAGCTTTGCAATATAAATATAATGGCAAAGACATTAGTGAAGTTCTATCAATGTCGATTTCAGATGCTATTATTTTTTTCAAAGATCATAAAATTATTTATGATAAATTAATTAATATGCAAAAGGTTGGTTTAGATTACTTATCTTTGGGACAATCTTTAGATACTTTATCTGGTGGAGAAGTACAAAGATTAAAATTAGCGGTTCAGTTAAATCAAACTGGAACTGTTTATTTACTAGATGAACCTACTGCAGGTTTGCATATGAATGATGTACAAAATATGAATAATTTGTTTGCCGATTTAGTGAAAAAAGGAAATACAGTTATTATTGTAGAACATAATTTATCCGTAATTAGTAAGGCTGATTGGATGATTGATGTTGGTCCGAATGCTGGTAGATATGGTGGTGAAATATTATATTGCGGAACTCCAGAAAATTCTCTATCTAATCTAAAATCTGTTACCGGTCAAGCAATGGCAAATTATAATAAACTAAGATAA
- a CDS encoding IS3 family transposase — protein sequence MVNQATIKLIDTFTSKIPLVRICHYLNISRSTYYYHKTHAAHFNLSQIEQEIQQLCIKTKFLYGYRKIYALINKHLKCSVSKVQRIMAKYNWGCRIKRKRSHRPGNPFKQFDNIINRDWNISLPNRKLTTDITYIPCGNKMLYLSTIMDSFNSEIIAHKISNHPNTQLALDTLNQLGYLSGAIIHSDQGSTYT from the coding sequence GTGGTAAATCAAGCTACTATTAAATTAATCGATACTTTCACATCCAAAATACCTTTAGTTAGGATTTGTCATTATCTCAATATATCTAGAAGTACCTATTACTATCATAAAACACATGCAGCTCATTTTAATTTAAGTCAGATTGAACAGGAGATTCAACAACTATGTATAAAAACAAAGTTTTTATATGGTTATCGTAAAATTTATGCACTAATTAATAAGCACTTAAAATGCAGTGTTAGTAAAGTTCAAAGGATTATGGCTAAATACAATTGGGGGTGTCGTATTAAACGTAAAAGATCTCATCGACCTGGTAATCCGTTCAAACAATTTGATAATATAATCAATCGTGATTGGAACATTAGTTTACCAAATCGTAAATTAACCACTGATATCACTTATATTCCTTGCGGAAATAAAATGTTGTACCTCTCTACAATTATGGATAGTTTTAATTCGGAAATTATTGCTCATAAAATTTCTAATCATCCAAATACCCAATTGGCATTAGATACACTAAATCAATTAGGCTATTTAAGTGGTGCTATCATTCATAGTGATCAGGGTTCTACTTATACTTAG
- a CDS encoding S53 family peptidase, protein MNRKSKIIFVLFLVIFLICLQNNFFVTNVSAKETLKSTKISDNNHNLSTTKNMDFLVVMKPRHNDELSKFVLKSNNKKFISPDAFSKKYGQSGYKINNIIKYLKKYHLSTKLYKGNIVLNVSGSMQNIKKALHFESKNVHKDGVDITAPNHKLSLPKRYNKYIIDIIGFNNYDNINKKVNNIDTNKPEQLKKGGPDKFINQYNISPLYKDYSKNSSIGIISFGSFNKSDVSHFWSKMKVPSSNNRIYIHKQKNSKMINNSDETAMDLEQAGTIAPKSKINVYLSSPTVFGMLNSLSESISDNKSDTLSLSWGISEAEIQKEIKLGILSKHYNKIINLILEQAAAQGISFFNASGDNGAYDGISSGITKLTVETPSSSPYVTSVGATSLPINYRVNNQQISIDKERAWSNDFLYPYFNLLKIYNENSSIFIPSYFAGSGGGFSEMNSLPSYQKNVKGVGTFNAKDYWNMNSGYAQQYSTPQTVTGRKTGRNLPDIVANGDPQTGYLVYNNGKWNIDGGTSIVTPQIAGVNSLMISKSHHRMGLWNPKIYDYAKTSKTPFKSINDKDNNSNLYYTGQSNTIYNQATGLGTADYYKLFKLMK, encoded by the coding sequence ATGAATAGAAAAAGTAAAATTATTTTTGTATTATTTTTGGTGATTTTTCTTATTTGTTTACAAAATAATTTTTTCGTAACAAATGTAAGTGCTAAAGAAACATTAAAGTCTACAAAAATTAGTGATAATAATCATAATTTATCTACGACTAAAAATATGGATTTTTTAGTCGTAATGAAACCCAGACATAATGATGAACTAAGTAAATTTGTTTTAAAGTCAAACAATAAAAAATTCATTTCACCTGATGCTTTCAGCAAAAAATATGGTCAAAGTGGATATAAGATTAATAATATAATAAAATACTTAAAAAAATATCATTTATCTACAAAATTATACAAAGGGAACATTGTGTTGAATGTCTCTGGTAGTATGCAAAATATAAAGAAGGCACTTCATTTTGAATCAAAAAATGTACATAAAGATGGAGTTGATATAACAGCTCCTAATCATAAATTGTCTTTACCAAAACGTTATAACAAATATATTATTGATATCATTGGATTTAACAATTATGATAATATCAACAAGAAAGTTAATAACATTGATACTAATAAACCAGAACAATTAAAAAAGGGTGGACCTGATAAATTCATTAATCAATATAATATATCGCCCTTATATAAAGATTATTCTAAAAATTCTTCTATTGGAATAATTTCTTTTGGCAGTTTTAATAAATCTGATGTTAGTCATTTTTGGTCAAAAATGAAAGTTCCAAGTTCAAATAATCGTATTTATATTCATAAGCAAAAAAATAGTAAGATGATTAACAATAGTGATGAAACAGCAATGGATTTAGAACAAGCAGGAACAATCGCACCAAAATCTAAAATAAACGTTTATTTATCATCACCCACAGTTTTTGGGATGTTAAATAGTTTATCTGAATCAATTAGCGATAATAAGTCAGATACACTTTCATTAAGTTGGGGAATTAGTGAAGCAGAAATTCAAAAAGAAATTAAATTAGGCATTTTGAGCAAACATTATAATAAAATTATTAACTTGATTTTGGAACAAGCTGCTGCTCAAGGTATTAGCTTTTTTAATGCATCGGGTGATAATGGAGCATATGACGGAATTTCTTCAGGAATAACTAAACTAACTGTTGAAACGCCATCTTCATCTCCATACGTGACGTCAGTTGGTGCTACAAGTTTGCCAATTAATTATCGAGTTAACAATCAACAAATATCTATTGATAAAGAAAGAGCATGGTCTAATGACTTTTTGTATCCTTACTTTAATCTTTTAAAAATATATAATGAAAATAGCTCAATTTTTATTCCTAGTTATTTTGCTGGATCAGGTGGTGGATTTAGTGAGATGAATTCATTACCTAGTTATCAAAAAAATGTTAAGGGTGTCGGTACTTTTAATGCCAAAGACTATTGGAATATGAATAGTGGTTATGCTCAACAATATAGTACTCCTCAAACTGTCACTGGTAGAAAAACAGGAAGAAATTTGCCTGATATTGTGGCTAATGGAGATCCGCAAACTGGTTATTTAGTTTATAATAACGGTAAATGGAACATTGATGGGGGTACCAGTATTGTTACTCCACAAATTGCTGGTGTTAATTCTTTAATGATTTCCAAATCACATCATCGCATGGGACTTTGGAATCCTAAAATATACGATTATGCTAAGACTAGTAAAACGCCTTTTAAATCTATTAATGATAAAGATAATAACAGTAATTTGTACTATACAGGACAGTCAAATACTATTTACAATCAAGCAACCGGTTTAGGAACGGCCGATTATTATAAATTATTTAAACTAATGAAATAA